Proteins from one Mauremys mutica isolate MM-2020 ecotype Southern chromosome 14, ASM2049712v1, whole genome shotgun sequence genomic window:
- the IL17C gene encoding interleukin-17C: MDSASVGMLCALLLLSLPAGQAQKRTKDHQRHHHHHCFSQEQLQAGELPTHFVSRTMKWDRYAPVQLVPHLEKMQQEGGQRRKRQVDGCPALQLQATVNSEPNERSLSPWRYRIDEDENRYPQKLAFAECLCNGCIDVKTGRETSSLNSVPMHQTMMVLRRKPCPHNASPGTFALEVDYIKVPVGCTCVLPRSSG; this comes from the exons ATGGATTCAGCCAGCGTG GGGATGCTGTGCGCCCTGCTCCTGCTCTCGCTGCCGGCCGGCCAAGCCCAGAAGCGGACAAAGGATCACCagcgccaccaccaccaccactgcttcagccaggagcagctgcaggcCGGGGAGCTGCCCACCCACTTTGTGAGCAGGACCATGAAGTGGGACCGATACGCCCCCGTGCAGCTGGTGCCACACCTGGAAAAGATGCAGCAGGAAGGAGGCCAGAGACGCAAGCGCCAAGTAGATGGGtgcccggctctgcagctccaggCTACCGTCAACAGCGAGCCCAACGAGCGCTCCCTCTCTCCCTGGAGATACCG CATCGACGAGGATGAGAACCGCTACCCGCAGAAGCTTGCCTTCGCCGAGTGCCTGTGCAACGGCTGCATCGACGTCAAGACGGGCCGGGAGACGTCCTCACTCAACTCTGTGCCCATGCACCAGACCATGATGGTGCTTCGCCGCAAGCCGTGCCCACACAATGCCAGCCCTGGAACCTTTGCCTTGGAGGTGGACTACATCAAGGTGCCAGTCGGCTGCACCTGTGTCCTCCCCAGGTCCAGCGGCTGA
- the LOC123349657 gene encoding cytochrome b-245 light chain, translated as MGRIEWAMWANEQALASGLILVTGGIVAVAAQFKGWPFAAYAIAAGVFVCLLEYPRGKRKKGSTMERCGQKYLTAVVKVFGPITRNYYVRAILHAALAVPAGFLLSTILGTACLGIASAIYLLAALRGEEWNPIEQKPQERPPVGGGTIKQPPTMPPPRPPAETRKKPPAELAGQENPIPVTVEAE; from the exons TTCTAGTGACGGGAGGGATTGTGGCGGTAGCCGCTCAGTTCAAAGGGTGGCCATTTGCTGCCTATGCCAT AGCGGCTGGGGTCTTTGTCTGCTTGCTGGAGTACCCCCGGGGGAAGCGGAAAAAGGGCTCTACCATGGAGAGATG TGGCCAGAAGTACTTGACAGCCGTGGTGAAAGTTTTTGGGCCGATCACTAGGAATTACTACGTCCGGGCCATCCTGCATGCTGC TCTTGCAGTGCCTGCGGGTTTCCTGTTATCCACCATTCTGGGCACGGCGTGTTTGGGCATAGCAAGTGCCATCTATTTATTG GCTGCGCTCCGCGGCGAGGAGTGGAACCCCATCGAGCAGAAGCCTCAGGAGCGGCCGCCGGTGGGAGGAGGCACCATCAAGCAGCCCCCGACCATGCCCCCGCCGCGGCCGCCCGCAGAAACGCGCAAGAAGCCGCCGGCAGAGTTGGCCGGCCAGGAAAATCCCATCCCGGTCACTGTGGAGGCAGAGTAA